The Flavobacterium sp. CBA20B-1 genome includes the window TGGTTATAAAAAATCGATGCGTCTTTAAATTTCGCTCCACGAACATTTAACAAATCTTCATCAAAATCTGCACCACTCCAAAACATTAGTCGAATACCTGCTTTTTGTTTGCTGTAACCAACGATCGGGTTTCCGTTGATAAACCAAACTGGATGCCCATGCCAAATTTTACTTTCTGCATTTGAAAGGTTTTGAGATATAAGTTTGTTCAATACATTGCACACTTCTTGGTGTGGTTGCGTTTGCTTGCTGTTATAGCTTTCAAAAGTTTCCATTTTTATATAGTTGATAGTGTTGCCACATATTTATCAATATACCATTCTTTTTCTTTTGATTTATATTGTTGAATATACCGCGGATGCTCTAGAACAGTAATTTTTTTAAACAAATGGGCTTCATTGTTAATTTCATGAATAAATGTAGCATTTTTAATACCTAAAACAAAAACTTCTTCACTATTTAATCCCAATGAAATGTGTTTTTTTAAGCAAGAAACCATAAAATTTTTTACATTTTTGAAAAGATTTTTATCATCGTAATAATTGGCATTCACCCAATTATTTGATTTGTTCTGCCGAATAATGGCCAACGGAAAAGGAGAGTTTATATAAAAATTACGGTAAAAAGCATCAGCACCGCCAAAAGCTTCGATCACATCATATAGAAAAACCGAAGAAATTTCATGAGTGTGTGCCGATTTCATTTGAATGCCACAAACGCTTTCTAATCGTTTTGTATCTGTAAATGGCACACCAGTGACACCCGCACCATGCCGGCTTGGGTTAATACCAATAATAAATTTTCGTTGGTTGGTGTCGTTGTAGTATTTTTCATAAAACTGTTGCATCACCACCAACGTTTCCGGGTTGCTATGATATGGGTTCAATACCTGAAACCCATTGGGCAACAAACCCTTATATGCAATTTTTTTATTAAAAGCTATGATTTTTTCGGCAAATTGTTCCATTTGAAGTGCTACTTTCTGCTATTAAACCTCTAATTGTTAATCAATAAAAATTCTTCAAAAGTGATTTCTTCTGTGTTTATTAAGTGATGAAAAAAGTATTCTAATTTAAACTTTGCTCCATGTGTATTGGGCTCTAAAAATCCTTTTTTATTGTACGTTTTTTCAAAAGCTGCTTTCTGGAATGATTTAATTACGATTTTGGAATTGTGAAAGTATTTTAAATTTTGAATGCGGTTAAACAAAGTTTCTAAACAAATTCCTTCCTTTTTAATTTCATCAAACAGCGCATCTAAGTCAGTGATGGCGGTTGCGGCTGCTATTGGATTTTTTCTTGGCATATATCAAACATCATTAAGGAAATTAAAAAGTAGTTTTTTTAATTTCTTTAAAGGTACGCCTAATTATCTTACCAAATTCATTTTTAACGTATTGATTTTCTGCTAGTCATATTGCTGATACGAACCACATTTTATCAAAAAATTTCCGTAATAAGGTGCTGTTAGGTTCGAAATAATAACTCCTTTCGATGTAGAAGCATGCACAAACATGTTGTTTTGTAAATAAATTCCTACATGGTTTACAACGCCCGTGTTTCCAAACGAGAAGAACACTAAATCGCCTTCTTTTAAATCTTTGGTGTATTTTCGTTTCACATTTGCAGCAATATCCTTTGAAACTCTTGGAAGTTGTAGATTATACACTTCTTTATACAACAAATTGGTGAAACCCGAACAATCGACTCCTCTTTTGGAAATACCACCAAATTGATAAGGCGTGCCGTACCAATCAATAATAAATTGATACAGACTTTTGTTTTTTAAACTACTCGTGCTAACGTCTAACAATGTGCTAATTTCTTCTAAACTAGCGGGTTTTGAAACAGTTTTATTGGTTTTTACAACTTCTTTTTTATTGTTTTTTTCTTGGTTGTATTTATCGCGCCAATCTGTTTTTGATTTGCAGGAAAAGGCAGCCATCGTTAAAAAACAAATTAAGATGTATTTTGATATGAAAAAAACCGGAATGCTCCGGTTTTGTATGTTATTCATCATTTTTAGGGATGTTTTTTAATTGATCCAACTTCTCTTTCCAAAGATTCAATTCATCTTTGTGGCGGTCAATGTTTTTATTGATTTCTTTTACCAGAGGATTATCTGCTTTTGCATTTGAAATAAATTGCACATTGTTTTCTAACTGAAAAATTTCCGAACGAATTTCTTCTATCTTTCGTTGCACAAAAATGGTTTCGTTTTGCAAGCGGCGGTTGTCGTTGTTTTCAATTAAATGCTCAATTTTATTGTTGAATTTCACCAATTCCGCTTCTTTTTTAGAAAGACTAAGTTTGTCAAACAAAGCGTCTAAAATTTTATTGAATTTGCCTTCAATATGTCTTCGGGTTTGTGGTACCACTCCTAAACTTTTCCAGTTTTCAATATGGGCTTTAATACCGTCTAAATCGGTTTTGTGATCGCCTGTCAACTGAAAATCTTTTAAACTTTCTAAATATTCTTTTTTCTTGTGAAAATTTTCCATTTCTGCTTCTATCTCCTTGCTGCGTTCGGCATGCAAACGATCAAAGTACGCATTACAGGTTTGTTTAAATTCTTTCCACAAGCTATCTGAAAACTTTCTTGGCACATGCCCAATGTGTTTCCATTCTTCTTGTATTTTTTTCATCAAAGGAGTAACCGTTTCAAAATCAGAACTTTCATTCAAAGCTTTTGCTTGTTCCACCAATGCTTGTTTTTTAGCAAGATTGTCTTGCTGTTCTTTCTTAATGTCTTTATAAAAATTATTTTTTAAAACATTAAAATTGCGTGTGGCATTTTTGAAAGCGGTCCAAGTTTCTTCACTTTGTTCAGCAGGAACTCTACCAGTATTAAAGAATTTTGTTCGCAATTCTTCGATTTCTTTAATGCCGTTTTGCCAATCGTTGTGTGAGTGGAACGATTTAGTCGCAATTTGTTCAATAGCAGCTATTAATTCCTTTTTTTGTTCTAAATTTTGTTCTTCACGTTGGCGAATTTCATTTTGCAACATTTCTCGTTTATTGTGCAATTCTTTTGTGATGTTGCTGAAATTATGCCAGATTTCTTCGCGGTATTCTTTTGCTACCGGTCCAATTTCTTCTTTCCAAACGCGGTGCAAAGTCTGCAATTCTCTAAAAGCTTTTCGAATGTCTTTTTCATGAATTAACAACGAAGCACGTTCTATTAATTTTTGTTTTTGTTCTAAATTGTTTTTAAAATCTAAATCACGTGCCTCACGGTCCATGTGCAATTGATCGTAAAAACGTTCCAAATGAAAATGGAAATTATTCCAAACGTGGTTATAATTGTCTTTGGGAATAGAACCCGCATTGCGCCAACGTTCACGCAACTGATTAATATCTTTTAAAGCAGCATTATAGTTATCGGTGTTTTCTACTAAATCTTTTAATTCTTCGATAATTTGGTTGCGTTCTGCCAAATTTTTCTTTAATTGATCTTGTATCGATTTAAAATGTTTGTTGCGTTGGTCGCGGTAGTGGCTGTATAAAGAATCGAAATGATTTTTTGCCGGCAAATCATACTGAAAATCGGAAGCATAAGCATCTGGGTTTTCTTCTAAGAAAAGTGTTCTTTTTTCATCGATCACATCATGATATTTCTGTAAGAAACTACGTTTTATAGTTTCTACATGCTCGCGAATGGCAGTTACCTTTTCGTTTTTTAGCAAAAGATCCAATTGCTCGTTCAATGCTTCTAACGATAATTCATCGTAATCCAGTAAAGGAATATCGTTATTTTCGTTGATTGATGACGTTTCGCCGTCTTCTGCATTGGTAGAATTGATTTGATCCACAATGGTATTTGATTCATTTTCAGTTGTAAATCCGTCTGCTTCATGCAGGTTATCATTCTTTTCTTCTAACATTTTTCTAATGTTTAAGTTTAACAAAATTATTTTTGAAAGATAAATAATTAATTATAATTAACAAATACTTTTTGAAAAAACAATCAACTGTTCCAAATTTTCCAAGCTTCTTCTGCTTGAATTTGCAGCATTTCCCATCCATTTTTTATGGTTGCACCTTGTTTTTTACAATTTTTTAGAAATAATGTTTCCGCCGGATTGTACACTAAATCGTAAGCTAAATGGTTGTTTGTTAATAATTTATAAGGAATTTTCGGAGCGGTTTCGGTATTTGGAAAAGTACCCAAAGGCGTACAGTTGATAATAATTTTGTGATTCTGTATGATATCTTCCGATAAATCGTTGTAAGTTGTTTTTCCGCTTCTCGATACTAATAATGTTTCAATTTGCAATTGTTCTAAAGCGTAAATTACTGCTTTGCTTGCACCGCCTGTTCCTAAAATTAATGCTTTCGTATGATGTACTTCTAATAAAGTTGCTATTGATTTTTTAAAGCCGATCCAATCTGTATTGTAACCAATTTTTTTTTCGTTTTCGATTTTTATGGTGTTAACGGCACCTATTTTCTCCGCATGTATATCTAGCTCATCTAAATACGGAATGATTGCTTCTTTGTAAGGAATGGTAACATTAAAGCCTTGATATTTATCTTTAAATAAAAGATTTAACTCTGATAAGTTATCTATATCAAAATTAATGTATTGCGTGTTTAAAATACTTTCTTTGTTAAACTTATTGTTGAAGTAATTTCTCGAAAAAGAATAGCTGATGTTTTTGCCTATTAAGCCGTATGTTTTCATAGAAATTAGTTAAAAAAGTAAACCAAGTAATTTTTATATTGTA containing:
- a CDS encoding C40 family peptidase; translated protein: MMNNIQNRSIPVFFISKYILICFLTMAAFSCKSKTDWRDKYNQEKNNKKEVVKTNKTVSKPASLEEISTLLDVSTSSLKNKSLYQFIIDWYGTPYQFGGISKRGVDCSGFTNLLYKEVYNLQLPRVSKDIAANVKRKYTKDLKEGDLVFFSFGNTGVVNHVGIYLQNNMFVHASTSKGVIISNLTAPYYGNFLIKCGSYQQYD
- a CDS encoding shikimate dehydrogenase family protein, yielding MKTYGLIGKNISYSFSRNYFNNKFNKESILNTQYINFDIDNLSELNLLFKDKYQGFNVTIPYKEAIIPYLDELDIHAEKIGAVNTIKIENEKKIGYNTDWIGFKKSIATLLEVHHTKALILGTGGASKAVIYALEQLQIETLLVSRSGKTTYNDLSEDIIQNHKIIINCTPLGTFPNTETAPKIPYKLLTNNHLAYDLVYNPAETLFLKNCKKQGATIKNGWEMLQIQAEEAWKIWNS
- a CDS encoding DUF349 domain-containing protein; amino-acid sequence: MLEEKNDNLHEADGFTTENESNTIVDQINSTNAEDGETSSINENNDIPLLDYDELSLEALNEQLDLLLKNEKVTAIREHVETIKRSFLQKYHDVIDEKRTLFLEENPDAYASDFQYDLPAKNHFDSLYSHYRDQRNKHFKSIQDQLKKNLAERNQIIEELKDLVENTDNYNAALKDINQLRERWRNAGSIPKDNYNHVWNNFHFHLERFYDQLHMDREARDLDFKNNLEQKQKLIERASLLIHEKDIRKAFRELQTLHRVWKEEIGPVAKEYREEIWHNFSNITKELHNKREMLQNEIRQREEQNLEQKKELIAAIEQIATKSFHSHNDWQNGIKEIEELRTKFFNTGRVPAEQSEETWTAFKNATRNFNVLKNNFYKDIKKEQQDNLAKKQALVEQAKALNESSDFETVTPLMKKIQEEWKHIGHVPRKFSDSLWKEFKQTCNAYFDRLHAERSKEIEAEMENFHKKKEYLESLKDFQLTGDHKTDLDGIKAHIENWKSLGVVPQTRRHIEGKFNKILDALFDKLSLSKKEAELVKFNNKIEHLIENNDNRRLQNETIFVQRKIEEIRSEIFQLENNVQFISNAKADNPLVKEINKNIDRHKDELNLWKEKLDQLKNIPKNDE
- a CDS encoding DUF1801 domain-containing protein, which codes for METFESYNSKQTQPHQEVCNVLNKLISQNLSNAESKIWHGHPVWFINGNPIVGYSKQKAGIRLMFWSGADFDEDLLNVRGAKFKDASIFYNHEDEIIAADLERWLEKSINIQWDYKNIVKRKGVLIKL
- a CDS encoding SMUG2 DNA glycosylase family protein — its product is MEQFAEKIIAFNKKIAYKGLLPNGFQVLNPYHSNPETLVVMQQFYEKYYNDTNQRKFIIGINPSRHGAGVTGVPFTDTKRLESVCGIQMKSAHTHEISSVFLYDVIEAFGGADAFYRNFYINSPFPLAIIRQNKSNNWVNANYYDDKNLFKNVKNFMVSCLKKHISLGLNSEEVFVLGIKNATFIHEINNEAHLFKKITVLEHPRYIQQYKSKEKEWYIDKYVATLSTI